In one Pseudobacteroides sp. genomic region, the following are encoded:
- a CDS encoding type II toxin-antitoxin system RelE/ParE family toxin: protein MSFNVKTISVFERQAKRLMKKFPSLKKEIQTLISELKEEPEKGTSIGHNCYKIRLANASKGKGKSGGARVISHLVFKDSTVYLLTIYDKSDIENLTDKEILELIKLIP from the coding sequence ATGAGCTTTAATGTTAAAACTATATCCGTTTTTGAACGCCAGGCCAAACGCCTGATGAAAAAATTCCCATCGCTCAAAAAGGAAATTCAAACGCTTATCTCGGAACTAAAAGAAGAACCCGAAAAAGGCACTTCCATTGGCCATAACTGCTATAAAATACGCCTTGCCAATGCCAGTAAGGGTAAAGGAAAATCAGGCGGGGCAAGGGTTATCTCCCATCTTGTTTTTAAGGATAGTACAGTTTACCTTCTCACCATTTACGACAAATCAGACATTGAAAACCTTACCGATAAAGAAATTCTGGAACTTATTAAACTTATTCCATAA